In one window of Temnothorax longispinosus isolate EJ_2023e chromosome 11, Tlon_JGU_v1, whole genome shotgun sequence DNA:
- the LOC139821547 gene encoding uncharacterized protein isoform X4, with protein MAEGGTEPKSIDGQISRGQLEINECLGNWLTYLQTLNGLCTAGTKLAQSLQALLSAHDTVAQCRLTGQCLAGWEELARATHVASSTVKNHVITALRDHESRDNDGDKHDILRENLLTFINLQYQFCIACCECLGGMAECSCSQSGSGDCDIAALQQCFERLYSSPVLPISSSSTQQSVQNCRRSPLPYSLFPLQVQRRWSETAAAEMSGESAESTMRRWSMPWDCKHVIEWPRQDARSRLRVPQQDRSRSTTPDSMWKTSMASQDGLQEAIQLLSCKPEQSGASGSHGDSKDSIHSHSDHRETETGTTDTLPSRKSSSSTDSCVSAHSRSGSESAGGGECTRSQLYSMWSGGDLSFIKLPESNEIQDEHPPT; from the exons ATGGCTGAAGGTGGAACGGAGCCAAAGTCTATTGACGGTCAGATCTCGAGGGGTCAGTTAGAGATAAACGAATGCCTCGGTAACTGGTTGACGTACTTACAG ACACTTAATGGCCTATGTACAGCTGGTACTAAACTGGCCCAATCCCTGCAAGCGCTTCTCTCCGCGCACGATACGGTGGCGCAGTGCCGTCTGACAGGCCAATGTCTGGCTGGATGGGAAGAATTGGCGAGAGCTACCCACGTAGCCAGCAGTACGGTTAAAAATCATGTCATCACCGCTCTGAGAGATCATGAATCGCGCGACAATGACGGGGACAAGCAT GATATTCTCAGAGAAAATCTCTTGACATTCATAAACTTGCAATATCAATTCTGCATTGCTTGTTGCGAGTGCTTGG GTGGCATGGCGGAATGCTCTTGTTCTCAGAGCGGTAGCGGCGATTGCGACATCGCCGCGCTTCAGCAATGTTTCGAGCGTCTTTACAGCTCGCCGGTACTACCAATTTCATCCTCGTCCACCCAACAGTCCGTGCAGAATTGTCGGAGGTCCCCCTTGCCGTATTCGTTGTTCCCTCTGCAG GTTCAGAGGAGATGGTCAgaaacggcggcggcggaaaTGTCGGGCGAGTCCGCCGAGAGCACGATGAGGCGTTGGTCGATGCCCTGGGATTGCAAGCACGTTATCGAGTGGCCGCGCCAGGACGCGAGGTCGCGATTAAGGGTGCCTCAGCAGGATCGCAGTAGATCGACCACGCCTGACTCGATGTGGAAAACGTCGATGGCTAGTCAGGATGGTCTCCAAGAAGCCATTCAGCTATTGTCTTGCAAGCCAG AACAGAGCGGTGCTAGCGGCAGTCACGGCGATAGCAAGGACAGCATTCACTCCCATAGCGATCATAGAGAAACCGAAACCG GTACAACGGACACCCTGCCGTCTCGCAAGAGCAGCTCGTCGACCGACTCCTGCGTCTCGGCGCACAGCCGGTCAGGTTCGGAAAGCGCGGGTGGCGGG GAGTGCACGAGGTCGCAATTGTACTCGATGTGGAGCGGCGGCGATCTGTCCTTCATCAAATTGCCGGAAAGTAACGAGATACAAGATGAACATCCACCCACTTAA
- the LOC139821547 gene encoding uncharacterized protein isoform X3 — protein MAEGGTEPKSIDGQISRGQLEINECLGNWLTYLQTLNGLCTAGTKLAQSLQALLSAHDTVAQCRLTGQCLAGWEELARATHVASSTVKNHVITALRDHESRDNDGDKHDILRENLLTFINLQYQFCIACCECLGGMAECSCSQSGSGDCDIAALQQCFERLYSSPVLPISSSSTQQSVQNCRRSPLPYSLFPLQVQRRWSETAAAEMSGESAESTMRRWSMPWDCKHVIEWPRQDARSRLRVPQQDRSRSTTPDSMWKTSMASQDGLQEAIQLLSCKPEQSGASGSHGDSKDSIHSHSDHRETETDRKRFFEGTTDTLPSRKSSSSTDSCVSAHSRSGSESAGGGECTRSQLYSMWSGGDLSFIKLPESNEIQDEHPPT, from the exons ATGGCTGAAGGTGGAACGGAGCCAAAGTCTATTGACGGTCAGATCTCGAGGGGTCAGTTAGAGATAAACGAATGCCTCGGTAACTGGTTGACGTACTTACAG ACACTTAATGGCCTATGTACAGCTGGTACTAAACTGGCCCAATCCCTGCAAGCGCTTCTCTCCGCGCACGATACGGTGGCGCAGTGCCGTCTGACAGGCCAATGTCTGGCTGGATGGGAAGAATTGGCGAGAGCTACCCACGTAGCCAGCAGTACGGTTAAAAATCATGTCATCACCGCTCTGAGAGATCATGAATCGCGCGACAATGACGGGGACAAGCAT GATATTCTCAGAGAAAATCTCTTGACATTCATAAACTTGCAATATCAATTCTGCATTGCTTGTTGCGAGTGCTTGG GTGGCATGGCGGAATGCTCTTGTTCTCAGAGCGGTAGCGGCGATTGCGACATCGCCGCGCTTCAGCAATGTTTCGAGCGTCTTTACAGCTCGCCGGTACTACCAATTTCATCCTCGTCCACCCAACAGTCCGTGCAGAATTGTCGGAGGTCCCCCTTGCCGTATTCGTTGTTCCCTCTGCAG GTTCAGAGGAGATGGTCAgaaacggcggcggcggaaaTGTCGGGCGAGTCCGCCGAGAGCACGATGAGGCGTTGGTCGATGCCCTGGGATTGCAAGCACGTTATCGAGTGGCCGCGCCAGGACGCGAGGTCGCGATTAAGGGTGCCTCAGCAGGATCGCAGTAGATCGACCACGCCTGACTCGATGTGGAAAACGTCGATGGCTAGTCAGGATGGTCTCCAAGAAGCCATTCAGCTATTGTCTTGCAAGCCAG AACAGAGCGGTGCTAGCGGCAGTCACGGCGATAGCAAGGACAGCATTCACTCCCATAGCGATCATAGAGAAACCGAAACCG ATCGAAAACGTTTCTTTGAAGGTACAACGGACACCCTGCCGTCTCGCAAGAGCAGCTCGTCGACCGACTCCTGCGTCTCGGCGCACAGCCGGTCAGGTTCGGAAAGCGCGGGTGGCGGG GAGTGCACGAGGTCGCAATTGTACTCGATGTGGAGCGGCGGCGATCTGTCCTTCATCAAATTGCCGGAAAGTAACGAGATACAAGATGAACATCCACCCACTTAA
- the LOC139821547 gene encoding uncharacterized protein isoform X1: protein MAEGGTEPKSIDGQISRGQLEINECLGNWLTYLQTLNGLCTAGTKLAQSLQALLSAHDTVAQCRLTGQCLAGWEELARATHVASSTVKNHVITALRDHESRDNDGDKHDILRENLLTFINLQYQFCIACCECLGGMAECSCSQSGSGDCDIAALQQCFERLYSSPVLPISSSSTQQSVQNCRRSPLPYSLFPLQVQRRWSETAAAEMSGESAESTMRRWSMPWDCKHVIEWPRQDARSRLRVPQQDRSRSTTPDSMWKTSMASQDGLQEAIQLLSCKPGVRPSNQLSAYTSQHIPGVTLTTCNFDSNYDSAIWSGSRRIGSPRCWPQDSSDHSDQSGHRDSDHSVHSEHRDSEQSGASGSHGDSKDSIHSHSDHRETETDRKRFFEGTTDTLPSRKSSSSTDSCVSAHSRSGSESAGGGECTRSQLYSMWSGGDLSFIKLPESNEIQDEHPPT, encoded by the exons ATGGCTGAAGGTGGAACGGAGCCAAAGTCTATTGACGGTCAGATCTCGAGGGGTCAGTTAGAGATAAACGAATGCCTCGGTAACTGGTTGACGTACTTACAG ACACTTAATGGCCTATGTACAGCTGGTACTAAACTGGCCCAATCCCTGCAAGCGCTTCTCTCCGCGCACGATACGGTGGCGCAGTGCCGTCTGACAGGCCAATGTCTGGCTGGATGGGAAGAATTGGCGAGAGCTACCCACGTAGCCAGCAGTACGGTTAAAAATCATGTCATCACCGCTCTGAGAGATCATGAATCGCGCGACAATGACGGGGACAAGCAT GATATTCTCAGAGAAAATCTCTTGACATTCATAAACTTGCAATATCAATTCTGCATTGCTTGTTGCGAGTGCTTGG GTGGCATGGCGGAATGCTCTTGTTCTCAGAGCGGTAGCGGCGATTGCGACATCGCCGCGCTTCAGCAATGTTTCGAGCGTCTTTACAGCTCGCCGGTACTACCAATTTCATCCTCGTCCACCCAACAGTCCGTGCAGAATTGTCGGAGGTCCCCCTTGCCGTATTCGTTGTTCCCTCTGCAG GTTCAGAGGAGATGGTCAgaaacggcggcggcggaaaTGTCGGGCGAGTCCGCCGAGAGCACGATGAGGCGTTGGTCGATGCCCTGGGATTGCAAGCACGTTATCGAGTGGCCGCGCCAGGACGCGAGGTCGCGATTAAGGGTGCCTCAGCAGGATCGCAGTAGATCGACCACGCCTGACTCGATGTGGAAAACGTCGATGGCTAGTCAGGATGGTCTCCAAGAAGCCATTCAGCTATTGTCTTGCAAGCCAG GAGTTCGGCCGTCCAATCAACTCTCGGCTTACACTAGTCAGCATATCCCGGGCGTCACTTTGACGACCTGCAATTTCGACTCGAATTACGACTCCGCTATTTGGTCGGGGTCGCGTAGGATAGGTTCACCTAGGTGCTGGCCGCAGGACTCCAGCGATCATTCGGATCAATCCGGGCATCGCGATAGCGATCACAGCGTTCACAGCGAACACAGGGACTCGG AACAGAGCGGTGCTAGCGGCAGTCACGGCGATAGCAAGGACAGCATTCACTCCCATAGCGATCATAGAGAAACCGAAACCG ATCGAAAACGTTTCTTTGAAGGTACAACGGACACCCTGCCGTCTCGCAAGAGCAGCTCGTCGACCGACTCCTGCGTCTCGGCGCACAGCCGGTCAGGTTCGGAAAGCGCGGGTGGCGGG GAGTGCACGAGGTCGCAATTGTACTCGATGTGGAGCGGCGGCGATCTGTCCTTCATCAAATTGCCGGAAAGTAACGAGATACAAGATGAACATCCACCCACTTAA
- the LOC139821547 gene encoding uncharacterized protein isoform X2, giving the protein MAEGGTEPKSIDGQISRGQLEINECLGNWLTYLQTLNGLCTAGTKLAQSLQALLSAHDTVAQCRLTGQCLAGWEELARATHVASSTVKNHVITALRDHESRDNDGDKHDILRENLLTFINLQYQFCIACCECLGGMAECSCSQSGSGDCDIAALQQCFERLYSSPVLPISSSSTQQSVQNCRRSPLPYSLFPLQVQRRWSETAAAEMSGESAESTMRRWSMPWDCKHVIEWPRQDARSRLRVPQQDRSRSTTPDSMWKTSMASQDGLQEAIQLLSCKPGVRPSNQLSAYTSQHIPGVTLTTCNFDSNYDSAIWSGSRRIGSPRCWPQDSSDHSDQSGHRDSDHSVHSEHRDSEQSGASGSHGDSKDSIHSHSDHRETETGTTDTLPSRKSSSSTDSCVSAHSRSGSESAGGGECTRSQLYSMWSGGDLSFIKLPESNEIQDEHPPT; this is encoded by the exons ATGGCTGAAGGTGGAACGGAGCCAAAGTCTATTGACGGTCAGATCTCGAGGGGTCAGTTAGAGATAAACGAATGCCTCGGTAACTGGTTGACGTACTTACAG ACACTTAATGGCCTATGTACAGCTGGTACTAAACTGGCCCAATCCCTGCAAGCGCTTCTCTCCGCGCACGATACGGTGGCGCAGTGCCGTCTGACAGGCCAATGTCTGGCTGGATGGGAAGAATTGGCGAGAGCTACCCACGTAGCCAGCAGTACGGTTAAAAATCATGTCATCACCGCTCTGAGAGATCATGAATCGCGCGACAATGACGGGGACAAGCAT GATATTCTCAGAGAAAATCTCTTGACATTCATAAACTTGCAATATCAATTCTGCATTGCTTGTTGCGAGTGCTTGG GTGGCATGGCGGAATGCTCTTGTTCTCAGAGCGGTAGCGGCGATTGCGACATCGCCGCGCTTCAGCAATGTTTCGAGCGTCTTTACAGCTCGCCGGTACTACCAATTTCATCCTCGTCCACCCAACAGTCCGTGCAGAATTGTCGGAGGTCCCCCTTGCCGTATTCGTTGTTCCCTCTGCAG GTTCAGAGGAGATGGTCAgaaacggcggcggcggaaaTGTCGGGCGAGTCCGCCGAGAGCACGATGAGGCGTTGGTCGATGCCCTGGGATTGCAAGCACGTTATCGAGTGGCCGCGCCAGGACGCGAGGTCGCGATTAAGGGTGCCTCAGCAGGATCGCAGTAGATCGACCACGCCTGACTCGATGTGGAAAACGTCGATGGCTAGTCAGGATGGTCTCCAAGAAGCCATTCAGCTATTGTCTTGCAAGCCAG GAGTTCGGCCGTCCAATCAACTCTCGGCTTACACTAGTCAGCATATCCCGGGCGTCACTTTGACGACCTGCAATTTCGACTCGAATTACGACTCCGCTATTTGGTCGGGGTCGCGTAGGATAGGTTCACCTAGGTGCTGGCCGCAGGACTCCAGCGATCATTCGGATCAATCCGGGCATCGCGATAGCGATCACAGCGTTCACAGCGAACACAGGGACTCGG AACAGAGCGGTGCTAGCGGCAGTCACGGCGATAGCAAGGACAGCATTCACTCCCATAGCGATCATAGAGAAACCGAAACCG GTACAACGGACACCCTGCCGTCTCGCAAGAGCAGCTCGTCGACCGACTCCTGCGTCTCGGCGCACAGCCGGTCAGGTTCGGAAAGCGCGGGTGGCGGG GAGTGCACGAGGTCGCAATTGTACTCGATGTGGAGCGGCGGCGATCTGTCCTTCATCAAATTGCCGGAAAGTAACGAGATACAAGATGAACATCCACCCACTTAA
- the LOC139821548 gene encoding twisted gastrulation protein homolog 1 yields MTSWSALFVAAAVGILLLTTATKRSEACNEAICASVVSKCMLTQSCKCDLVTCTCCKDCFSCLSYLYDECCSCVDLCPKPNTTDNPLSKKSHVEEFSEPVPALFQALTAEADPHERWLTFTYPVDFDLTTFAPKPGNEMKYHMQTATEEVHPLKPNVMTLNCTVAFMAQCISWNKCQASCQSMGATSYRWFHDGCCECVGDTCLNYGINESRCTLCSEGNKEDDLKDPQYDDYGQDEDELGEDAMD; encoded by the exons ATGACGAGTTGGAGCGCGTTGTTCGTCGCGGCCGCCGTCGGGATTCTGCTGCTGACGACCGCGACGAAACGCTCGGAAGCGTGCAACGAGGCGATCTGCGCCAGCGTCGTGAGCAAGTGCATGCTCACGCAGAGTTGCAAGTGTGACCTGGTCACCTGCACCTGTTGCAAGGACTGCTTCTCGTGTCTGAGCTACCTGTACGATGAGTGCTGCTCGTGCGTAG ATCTATGCCCGAAGCCGAATACCACCGACAACCCGTTGAGCAAGAAATCTCACGTGGAGGAGTTCAGCGAGCCGGTGCCAGCGCTCTTCCAGGCACTCACGGCCGAGGCGGACCCGCACGAGCGATGGCTCACCTTCACGTATCCGGTAGACTTTGACTTGACGACGTTCGCGCCCAAACCCGGGAACGAAATGAAATATCATATGC AAACCGCGACCGAGGAAGTGCATCCGTTGAAGCCGAACGTGATGACGTTGAACTGCACGGTCGCGTTCATGGCGCAGTGCATTTCCTGGAACAAGTGTCAGGCGTCCTGCCAGAGCATGGGCGCCACGAGCTACAGGTGGTTCCACGACGGTTGCTGCGAGTGCGTAGGCGATACGTGCCTCAATTACGGAATCAACGAGTCGAGATGCACGCTGTGTTCCGAAGGAAACAAGGAGGACGACCTGAAGGACCCGCAGTACGACGATTACGGCCAAGACGAGGACGAACTAGGCGAAGACGCAATGGATTAG